A single region of the Neisseria zoodegmatis genome encodes:
- the moaA gene encoding GTP 3',8-cyclase MoaA produces the protein MNALTDPFQRRLTYLRLSVTDLCNYRCVYCLPDGYQGKAKPDELSLREIETLVQTFARNGTRKIRLTGGEPTLRRDLADIIAVCKAQPEIENVALTTNAFKLAKLFPAYRAAGLDKLNISIDSFDPEVFYQITGKRECRNILRALDDILAEGFYSIKVNTLLMRRYIDRTLADALEFVRHRPVTLRFIELMQTRDNFSLFNAQHLSAAGLEADLQAQGWQLLPRQAHAGPAREYRHRDFAGGIGFIAPYSKDFCRSCNRLRVSAQGKMHLCLFGGTAYDLRPWLQQGDTEGLQQHLHELMAEKPEHHFLHNKKFGLIRDLSMIGG, from the coding sequence ATGAACGCACTGACCGACCCTTTCCAACGCCGTCTGACTTACCTGCGTTTGTCCGTTACCGATTTGTGCAACTACCGCTGCGTGTATTGCCTGCCCGACGGCTATCAAGGCAAGGCCAAACCCGACGAATTAAGCCTGCGCGAAATCGAAACGCTGGTGCAAACATTCGCCCGTAACGGCACGCGCAAAATCCGTCTAACCGGCGGAGAGCCGACCTTGCGCCGAGATTTGGCCGACATCATTGCCGTCTGCAAAGCACAGCCCGAAATCGAAAACGTCGCCTTAACCACCAACGCCTTCAAACTCGCCAAACTTTTCCCCGCCTACCGCGCGGCAGGCTTAGACAAACTCAACATCAGCATCGACAGTTTCGACCCCGAAGTGTTTTACCAAATCACCGGCAAGCGCGAATGCCGCAATATCTTGCGCGCATTAGACGATATTTTGGCCGAAGGTTTCTACTCGATAAAAGTGAACACCTTATTAATGCGCCGCTACATCGACAGAACGCTCGCTGACGCATTGGAGTTTGTGCGCCACCGCCCCGTCACCCTGCGTTTTATCGAATTGATGCAGACCCGCGATAATTTTTCACTCTTCAACGCACAACACCTTTCCGCCGCAGGATTGGAAGCCGATTTGCAGGCGCAAGGCTGGCAGCTTTTACCGCGTCAAGCACACGCCGGCCCCGCGCGGGAATACCGCCATCGCGATTTCGCCGGCGGCATCGGCTTTATCGCCCCGTACAGCAAAGATTTCTGCCGCAGCTGCAACCGATTGCGCGTCAGCGCCCAAGGCAAAATGCACTTATGCCTGTTCGGCGGCACAGCCTACGACCTCCGCCCATGGCTGCAACAAGGCGACACCGAAGGCTTGCAGCAGCACCTGCACGAATTGATGGCCGAAAAACCGGAGCATCACTTCCTTCACAACAAAAAATTCGGCTTGATACGCGACCTTTCGATGATTGGCGGATAA
- the moeA gene encoding molybdopterin molybdotransferase MoeA: MSLTSVTELQTLIRAHIDKSKYRPEIETVAVACAAGRVLAQDITSPLNIPCADISAMDGYTLPAAAEAGSRWQVAGESAAGKPFADNVPEGGCVRIMTGAVVPTGGACVVLKENVTVEENSIVLNQAARAGDNIRYCGEEVAIGNTVLQAGRILRTADIMLLAALGVGEVPVYRKIKVAVLSTGDELHEPGTPVGRSDQVYDSNRHTLMARLNLLPVEVLDLGQAADDLEGVLHVLDEAAQQADVVITSGGVSVGDYDYVREAVLRLGAIHHYKVAVKPGKPFVFGKMLNTWYFGLPGNPVSGFVGFDLFIKEALWLLCGATDVPQPLRFSAVLTQPVKKSPGRTDIQRALLQQEADGSWSAAPSGAQDSHRVWGVSRANGYMILPCEAGDLPAGTLVTVQPFTEAFL, translated from the coding sequence ATGTCGCTCACATCCGTTACCGAACTGCAAACCCTGATTCGGGCGCATATCGATAAAAGCAAATACCGCCCCGAGATTGAAACCGTAGCCGTTGCCTGTGCCGCAGGACGCGTTTTGGCGCAAGACATTACGTCGCCCTTGAATATTCCGTGCGCCGATATTTCCGCTATGGACGGCTACACTTTGCCGGCCGCAGCTGAAGCGGGCAGCCGTTGGCAGGTGGCGGGAGAATCGGCGGCGGGCAAACCGTTTGCAGATAATGTACCCGAAGGCGGATGCGTTCGGATTATGACCGGTGCGGTTGTGCCGACAGGCGGCGCGTGCGTGGTGTTGAAAGAAAACGTAACCGTCGAAGAAAACAGCATCGTGCTCAACCAAGCCGCCCGCGCAGGCGACAACATCCGCTATTGCGGCGAAGAAGTCGCCATCGGCAATACCGTGCTGCAAGCTGGGCGTATTCTGCGCACGGCCGATATCATGCTGCTGGCTGCGCTGGGCGTCGGCGAAGTGCCGGTGTACCGCAAAATCAAAGTGGCGGTGTTATCCACCGGCGACGAACTGCACGAACCCGGCACACCGGTGGGCAGATCCGACCAAGTGTACGACAGCAACCGCCACACGCTGATGGCGCGGCTGAACCTGCTGCCGGTGGAAGTGCTCGATTTGGGGCAGGCCGCCGACGATTTGGAAGGCGTGCTGCATGTGCTCGACGAAGCCGCCCAGCAAGCCGATGTGGTGATTACTTCAGGCGGCGTGTCCGTGGGCGATTATGATTACGTTCGCGAAGCCGTATTGCGTTTGGGCGCCATCCATCATTACAAAGTTGCTGTGAAGCCCGGAAAGCCTTTCGTGTTCGGCAAAATGTTGAACACATGGTATTTCGGTTTGCCCGGCAACCCCGTGTCCGGCTTTGTGGGCTTCGACTTGTTTATCAAAGAAGCCTTGTGGCTGCTGTGCGGCGCAACCGACGTGCCGCAGCCATTGCGTTTTTCGGCCGTCTTAACCCAGCCCGTGAAAAAATCGCCCGGCCGCACCGACATCCAGCGCGCGCTTTTGCAGCAAGAAGCCGACGGAAGCTGGTCGGCCGCACCCTCCGGCGCGCAGGATTCCCACCGCGTATGGGGCGTGAGTCGCGCCAACGGCTACATGATTCTGCCGTGTGAGGCAGGCGATTTGCCCGCCGGCACGCTCGTAACCGTCCAGCCTTTTACGGAGGCTTTCTTATGA
- a CDS encoding NarK family nitrate/nitrite MFS transporter — protein MSHLIEHWQPEDKAFWQKTGKKIATRNLWISIPALLLAFAIWQVWSVAVVNLPNIGFKYSENQLFWLAALPALSGATLRIFYSFMVPIFGGRKWTALSTASLLLPAIGLGFAVQNPDTDYITMMVLALLCGFGGGNFSSSMANISFFYPKAEKGTALGLNAGLGNLGVSTVQFVVPLVITAGIFGAFGGEPQTWVKGDVTKQMWLQNAGFIWVPFIILSTLAAWFGMNDLASAKASFKDQAIIFSRKHNWIMCILYLGTFGSFIGFAAGFPLLIKSQFTGIDPVKYAFLGPLVGALVRPFGGWISDKIKSGAAVTQIVFAGMIIAVFGVIAFLPSNGQGGNFWGFFACFLALFALTGIGNGSTFMQVPVIFLNMHQKFADEGKVDAEQARLDATKEGAAVIGFTAAFAAYGGFFIPKSYGTSIDLTGGVNAALIGFIIFYAICLVLNWWYYARKGAEAKC, from the coding sequence ATGTCGCATTTGATCGAACACTGGCAGCCGGAAGACAAAGCATTCTGGCAGAAAACCGGTAAAAAAATCGCCACCCGCAACCTGTGGATTTCCATTCCCGCCCTTCTGCTGGCCTTTGCCATTTGGCAGGTGTGGAGCGTGGCGGTGGTTAACCTGCCCAATATCGGCTTTAAATACAGCGAAAACCAGCTTTTCTGGCTGGCGGCGCTGCCTGCGCTTTCCGGCGCGACCCTGCGTATTTTTTACTCGTTTATGGTGCCGATATTCGGCGGACGCAAATGGACGGCTTTATCGACAGCCAGCCTGCTGCTGCCCGCCATCGGCTTGGGCTTCGCCGTGCAAAACCCCGATACCGACTACATCACCATGATGGTGTTGGCCTTGCTGTGCGGCTTCGGCGGCGGCAATTTCTCGTCGAGCATGGCCAATATCAGCTTTTTCTATCCCAAAGCGGAAAAAGGCACGGCTTTGGGCTTGAACGCGGGCTTGGGTAATTTGGGCGTTTCCACCGTTCAATTTGTCGTGCCGCTGGTGATTACCGCCGGTATTTTCGGTGCGTTCGGCGGCGAACCGCAAACTTGGGTCAAAGGCGACGTTACCAAACAAATGTGGCTGCAAAATGCGGGCTTTATTTGGGTGCCGTTTATCATTCTTTCCACTTTGGCGGCATGGTTCGGCATGAACGACTTGGCCAGCGCGAAAGCCAGCTTTAAAGACCAAGCCATCATTTTCAGCCGCAAGCACAACTGGATTATGTGCATTCTCTATTTGGGCACGTTCGGCTCGTTTATCGGCTTCGCGGCAGGTTTCCCGCTGCTGATTAAAAGCCAGTTTACCGGCATCGACCCGGTGAAATACGCCTTTTTAGGGCCGTTGGTGGGTGCGCTGGTGCGTCCGTTCGGCGGTTGGATTTCCGATAAAATCAAAAGCGGCGCGGCCGTTACCCAAATCGTATTCGCAGGCATGATTATCGCCGTGTTCGGTGTGATCGCTTTCCTGCCGAGCAACGGGCAGGGCGGTAATTTCTGGGGCTTCTTCGCCTGCTTCTTGGCCTTGTTTGCGCTGACGGGCATCGGCAACGGTTCAACCTTTATGCAGGTGCCGGTAATTTTCCTCAACATGCATCAAAAGTTTGCCGACGAAGGCAAAGTCGATGCGGAGCAAGCCCGTCTCGATGCCACCAAAGAAGGCGCGGCGGTCATCGGCTTTACGGCGGCGTTTGCGGCTTACGGCGGTTTCTTTATTCCGAAAAGCTACGGCACGTCTATCGACCTCACCGGCGGTGTGAATGCGGCTTTAATCGGCTTCATCATTTTCTATGCTATTTGTTTGGTGTTGAACTGGTGGTATTACGCCCGTAAAGGTGCGGAAGCCAAGTGCTGA
- a CDS encoding MFS transporter, whose translation MASETYKRYSVLVSSTLSFTVCFMVWMMLAVVGIKVQEEMGFNQTQYGILIALPVLSGSLIRVPLGILTDKYGGRVVLFALMAISVPAIFLMSYANQYWHFLIIGLLMGLAGGSFSVGTPYVARWFPKHQQGMAMGVFGAGNAGSAVNKFLAAWLITTYGTWQIVPTVYSAIMLAMAVIFWFTSYHDPKHLVSSSVTLREQLALLKDPGVLRYSQYYSVVFGGYVALALWMTKYYVGEYGMELKTAAFLAACFSLPGGVLRAFGGYLSDKFGAYKVTWAVMWVCWVCFFLLSYPQTDLVIQTKNGPLSMHIGLGVTLFTVLMFTVGVATAVGKASVFKFVADDYPDNIGAVSGIVGLAGGMGGFLLPIMFGALEDWTGIRSTSFMLLYGTVCVSLIWMHFSFKAKRDQELKALNQKQS comes from the coding sequence ATGGCCTCGGAAACTTACAAACGCTATTCGGTGTTGGTGTCGAGCACGCTTTCGTTTACGGTGTGCTTTATGGTGTGGATGATGCTGGCGGTGGTCGGCATCAAGGTGCAGGAAGAAATGGGCTTCAACCAAACCCAATACGGCATCTTGATCGCGCTGCCGGTGTTGTCCGGCTCGCTGATTCGGGTGCCGCTGGGCATTCTTACCGATAAATACGGCGGACGTGTCGTGCTGTTTGCACTGATGGCGATTTCTGTACCGGCGATTTTCTTGATGAGCTATGCCAACCAATACTGGCATTTCCTGATTATCGGCCTGTTGATGGGCTTGGCGGGCGGCTCTTTCTCGGTGGGTACGCCTTATGTGGCGCGCTGGTTTCCCAAACATCAGCAAGGGATGGCGATGGGGGTGTTCGGCGCGGGTAACGCGGGTTCTGCCGTTAACAAATTTTTGGCCGCTTGGTTGATCACCACTTACGGCACTTGGCAGATTGTGCCGACCGTATATTCGGCGATTATGCTGGCAATGGCGGTGATTTTCTGGTTTACCAGCTACCACGATCCGAAACATTTGGTGTCGTCGAGCGTAACGTTGCGCGAACAGTTGGCTTTGCTGAAAGACCCCGGCGTGCTGCGTTACAGCCAATATTATTCGGTGGTGTTCGGCGGCTATGTGGCGCTGGCCTTGTGGATGACCAAATATTATGTGGGCGAATACGGCATGGAGCTGAAAACGGCGGCGTTTCTGGCGGCGTGTTTCTCGCTGCCCGGCGGCGTGCTGCGTGCGTTCGGCGGTTATCTTTCCGACAAATTCGGTGCGTATAAGGTAACGTGGGCGGTGATGTGGGTGTGTTGGGTGTGCTTCTTCCTGCTTTCTTACCCGCAAACCGACTTGGTTATCCAAACCAAAAACGGCCCTTTGAGCATGCATATCGGCTTGGGCGTTACCCTGTTTACCGTGCTGATGTTTACCGTGGGCGTGGCAACGGCTGTGGGCAAAGCATCGGTATTCAAATTCGTGGCCGACGACTATCCCGACAACATCGGCGCGGTATCGGGCATCGTGGGCTTGGCCGGCGGTATGGGCGGATTTTTGCTGCCGATTATGTTCGGCGCGCTGGAAGACTGGACGGGCATACGTTCGACATCGTTCATGCTGCTTTACGGCACGGTGTGCGTATCGCTGATTTGGATGCACTTCTCGTTTAAAGCCAAGCGCGACCAAGAATTGAAAGCCTTGAATCAGAAACAGTCGTAA
- a CDS encoding TOBE domain-containing protein, giving the protein MKSSARNQLVGKVTALEEEGGSCLVTVATDSGIEIQAQISSFSRRRLKLATGSMVVVMVKAASIVITTDLAPMVLSAENCLPGKVKRVEQGAVNNVVTLDIGGHHLCATITLYSSETLALEPGKPAVAVFNANQVMLGVLV; this is encoded by the coding sequence ATGAAAAGCAGTGCGCGCAACCAATTGGTAGGCAAAGTGACCGCGCTCGAAGAAGAGGGCGGCAGCTGTTTGGTTACCGTGGCAACGGATTCGGGTATCGAGATACAGGCACAGATCAGCAGCTTCAGCCGCCGCCGTCTGAAACTGGCAACGGGCAGCATGGTCGTGGTGATGGTTAAGGCGGCCTCGATTGTGATTACCACCGATTTGGCGCCGATGGTGCTGTCGGCGGAAAACTGCTTGCCCGGCAAGGTTAAGCGGGTGGAGCAGGGCGCGGTGAACAATGTGGTTACGCTGGATATCGGCGGCCATCATCTGTGCGCCACGATTACGCTCTACAGCAGCGAAACTTTGGCGCTGGAGCCGGGCAAACCTGCCGTTGCCGTATTCAATGCCAACCAAGTGATGTTGGGCGTTTTGGTTTAA
- a CDS encoding response regulator gives MDTNEKISIILVDDHTLFRSGIKALLARQEDCEVIGEAADGLSGVKLAEQLNPDVVLLDLDMPVMNGREALAQILSSRPDQTVVMLTVSEDSEDLTECMRLGARGFLLKNINAEFLVDAIKKAAAGDNVFSPEMTARLVQSLIRPAAPAAAGALDTLTPREMEILGHLAAGHSNKIIARKLDLAESTIKVHVQSILRKLELTSRVQAAVYAVQHNVPQPND, from the coding sequence ATGGATACAAACGAAAAAATCAGCATCATTTTGGTGGACGACCATACTTTGTTCCGCAGCGGCATCAAGGCTTTGCTGGCGCGGCAGGAAGATTGCGAAGTGATCGGCGAAGCGGCCGACGGCTTGAGCGGCGTGAAACTGGCGGAGCAGCTTAATCCCGACGTGGTGCTTTTGGATTTGGACATGCCGGTAATGAACGGCCGCGAAGCCTTAGCACAGATACTCAGCAGCCGCCCCGACCAAACGGTGGTGATGCTGACCGTCTCCGAAGACAGCGAAGATTTAACCGAATGTATGCGCTTGGGCGCGCGCGGTTTTCTGCTGAAAAACATCAACGCCGAGTTTTTGGTGGATGCCATCAAGAAGGCCGCTGCCGGCGATAACGTGTTTTCGCCCGAAATGACCGCGCGGCTGGTGCAGTCGCTGATACGCCCCGCCGCGCCCGCCGCCGCAGGGGCTTTGGATACGCTCACGCCGCGCGAGATGGAAATTCTCGGCCACCTCGCTGCCGGACACAGCAACAAAATCATTGCCCGCAAGCTGGATTTGGCCGAGTCCACCATCAAAGTGCATGTGCAGAGCATTTTGCGCAAGCTGGAGCTGACCAGCCGCGTGCAGGCGGCGGTGTATGCGGTGCAGCATAATGTGCCGCAACCTAACGATTAA
- a CDS encoding type IV pili methyl-accepting chemotaxis transducer N-terminal domain-containing protein: MRFTFLNSLSARLKFLTVVWVSAALASIIFTLLLSWRLEGSAAAINDAGSLRMQAYRLGLMLREQHNVEHIDRKIAQFDTTLQQLERGDPVRPLSLPDTPEVRQHMESLKAEWQHIKLQLQSAAHNRTGVEEKYLNQFVASIDDLVSAVEIVNSRHTYWLRLFQSGLMAMVLIGAGVMVVLLYLWIIRPMEELQNGVERIHDGKLGTQVPINELAEFAQLDKGFNQMSKRLQQLYANLEHEVAEKTRDLADKNYTLQTLYSFSRFLNQTQTAAEAGTMFLEKIMRLIPARAGSIRLLDFRRHRMDLVAHQGLPDTLQNAEACQRLEDCFCGKTVQQSGWQPIHFDGRTETSVAMHTTGCEKSGFHYLQVFKIRHSHKDLGIMTLYFDEEYAFNTNTTHLLDSLCNLLGLVLTNIRLADESRQLAVLQERNLMAQGLHDSIAQTLTFLNLQVQMLESAMAAGNQNQMSENLQFIKDGVQECYEDVRELLLNFRTKISKKEFAEAVQTLAARFRQQTQTDIEVVWHGDGPNLSSEQQLQFIFILQESLSNIRKHAQAKSVKVTLDNERDFVMTITDDGNGFDPASLENLSGGHVGLNIMRERALRIHARLDLDSQPGQYTQVRLTLPQEERILI; encoded by the coding sequence TTGCGTTTCACTTTTCTCAACAGCTTGTCGGCACGCTTGAAATTTCTCACTGTGGTGTGGGTGTCGGCGGCGTTGGCATCGATTATTTTTACCTTGCTGCTGTCGTGGCGGCTGGAAGGCAGCGCGGCGGCGATTAACGATGCCGGCAGTTTGCGTATGCAGGCATACCGCTTGGGCTTGATGTTGCGCGAACAGCACAATGTTGAGCACATCGACCGGAAAATCGCCCAATTCGATACGACTTTGCAGCAGTTGGAACGCGGCGACCCCGTGCGGCCGCTGTCGTTGCCCGATACGCCCGAAGTGCGGCAGCACATGGAAAGTTTGAAAGCGGAATGGCAGCACATCAAGCTGCAGTTGCAAAGTGCCGCACACAACCGCACGGGCGTGGAAGAAAAATATTTGAACCAGTTTGTGGCGTCGATTGACGATTTGGTTTCCGCCGTGGAAATCGTCAATTCCCGCCACACTTATTGGCTGCGCCTGTTTCAAAGCGGGCTGATGGCGATGGTGCTGATCGGTGCGGGCGTGATGGTGGTGCTGCTGTATTTGTGGATTATCCGCCCGATGGAAGAGCTGCAAAACGGCGTGGAAAGGATTCACGACGGCAAGCTGGGTACGCAGGTGCCGATTAACGAGCTGGCCGAGTTTGCCCAGCTTGATAAAGGCTTCAACCAGATGAGTAAGCGCTTGCAGCAGCTTTATGCCAATCTGGAACACGAAGTCGCTGAAAAAACCCGTGATTTGGCCGATAAAAACTATACGCTGCAAACCCTGTATTCGTTTTCGCGCTTCCTGAACCAAACACAAACCGCGGCCGAAGCCGGCACGATGTTTTTAGAAAAAATCATGCGCCTGATTCCCGCCCGCGCCGGCAGCATCCGCCTGCTTGATTTCAGACGGCATCGTATGGATTTGGTGGCGCATCAAGGCTTGCCCGACACTTTGCAAAACGCTGAAGCCTGCCAGCGTCTGGAAGACTGCTTTTGCGGCAAAACCGTGCAGCAGAGCGGCTGGCAGCCGATTCATTTCGACGGGCGCACGGAAACGTCGGTGGCTATGCACACTACGGGCTGCGAAAAATCGGGTTTCCATTACCTTCAGGTGTTCAAAATCCGCCACAGCCACAAAGACTTGGGCATCATGACTTTGTATTTCGACGAAGAATATGCCTTTAACACCAACACCACCCATCTGCTCGATTCTTTATGCAACCTGTTGGGGCTGGTGCTGACCAATATCCGCTTGGCCGACGAAAGCAGGCAGCTGGCGGTATTGCAAGAGCGCAATCTGATGGCGCAAGGGTTGCACGACAGCATCGCCCAAACGCTGACTTTTCTGAATTTGCAGGTGCAGATGTTGGAAAGCGCGATGGCGGCGGGCAACCAAAACCAGATGTCGGAAAACCTGCAATTCATCAAAGACGGCGTGCAGGAATGCTATGAAGACGTGCGCGAATTGCTGCTGAATTTCCGCACCAAAATCAGCAAAAAAGAATTTGCCGAAGCCGTGCAAACGCTGGCGGCGCGTTTCCGCCAGCAAACCCAAACCGATATCGAAGTGGTGTGGCACGGCGACGGCCCCAATTTGAGCAGCGAACAGCAGTTGCAGTTTATTTTTATTTTGCAGGAAAGCCTTTCCAATATCCGCAAACACGCCCAAGCCAAATCGGTAAAGGTAACGCTGGATAACGAGCGCGATTTCGTGATGACGATTACCGACGACGGCAACGGCTTCGACCCCGCTTCATTGGAAAACCTGTCGGGCGGCCATGTAGGCCTGAACATTATGCGCGAACGGGCATTGCGTATTCATGCGCGTTTGGATTTGGATTCACAACCCGGGCAATATACGCAGGTGCGTTTGACACTGCCGCAAGAAGAAAGAATTTTGATTTGA
- the narI gene encoding respiratory nitrate reductase subunit gamma, with protein MNTLHQFFFGIFPYIALAIFFFGSLVRFDREQYSWKSESSQILYEGQLRLGNILFHVGILAVFFGHLFGLLTPLWFWDALGVSHSAKQIFAMVMGGIFGVMAMIGLIILLQRRLKCDRLAANTTWRDKLVLIWLIITLGLGLLTIFVSMGHTDGHEMVKLMTWAQHIVTFRGEAASHIEDVNFLFKLHMVMGMGLFVIFPFTRLVHVWSGFASVAYLGRAWQLVRRR; from the coding sequence ATGAATACCCTGCACCAATTCTTCTTCGGCATCTTCCCCTACATTGCCCTCGCGATTTTCTTCTTCGGCAGCCTCGTGCGCTTCGACCGCGAGCAATATTCGTGGAAAAGCGAATCCAGCCAAATCCTTTACGAAGGCCAATTGCGCTTGGGCAACATTCTGTTTCACGTCGGCATTTTGGCCGTGTTTTTCGGGCATCTGTTCGGCCTGCTCACGCCTTTATGGTTTTGGGACGCGTTGGGCGTTTCCCACAGTGCCAAGCAGATTTTCGCGATGGTAATGGGCGGCATCTTCGGCGTGATGGCGATGATCGGTTTGATTATCCTGCTGCAACGCCGTCTGAAATGCGACCGCTTGGCCGCCAACACCACATGGCGCGACAAATTGGTATTGATTTGGCTCATCATCACCTTAGGCTTGGGCTTGCTGACCATCTTCGTGAGCATGGGCCATACCGACGGCCACGAAATGGTGAAACTGATGACTTGGGCGCAGCACATCGTTACCTTCCGCGGTGAAGCCGCCAGCCATATCGAAGACGTGAACTTCCTGTTCAAACTGCATATGGTAATGGGTATGGGTTTGTTTGTGATTTTCCCGTTCACCCGCTTGGTACACGTGTGGAGTGGCTTCGCCAGCGTCGCCTATCTCGGCCGCGCATGGCAGCTGGTTCGCCGCCGTTAA
- the narJ gene encoding nitrate reductase molybdenum cofactor assembly chaperone, with protein MSANPVYKWFSALLCYPEAELIGALSEFQTALQEWPELQTQAGRLNSFLDYLNSHSLRELQENYVATFDRNRNHALYIFEHVYGEDRDRGSAMVDLLQEYRNHGFELGNDELPDYLPVLLEYLSQVPPEHAQKLLGDAVHVIAHIGGKLEKNGSPYAVLLQGITALSPVAPQPLIEPPVRDMDEAMETFGPDISGTEPLLKPSVETVQFYPKAAFQTAQTGA; from the coding sequence ATGAGCGCGAATCCTGTTTACAAATGGTTTTCCGCTCTGCTGTGCTACCCCGAAGCCGAGCTGATCGGAGCCCTGTCTGAATTTCAGACGGCCTTACAAGAATGGCCCGAGCTGCAAACACAAGCAGGCCGTCTGAACAGCTTTTTAGACTATTTAAACAGCCACAGCCTGCGCGAATTGCAGGAAAACTACGTCGCCACTTTCGACCGCAACCGCAACCACGCGCTCTACATTTTCGAGCATGTGTACGGCGAAGACCGCGACCGCGGCAGCGCCATGGTGGACTTGCTGCAAGAATACCGTAACCACGGTTTCGAGCTGGGCAACGATGAGCTGCCCGATTACCTGCCCGTATTGCTGGAATACCTGAGCCAAGTGCCGCCCGAACACGCGCAAAAACTGTTGGGCGATGCCGTGCATGTGATCGCCCACATCGGCGGCAAACTCGAGAAAAACGGTTCGCCCTATGCCGTGCTGCTGCAAGGCATCACAGCCCTCAGCCCGGTAGCACCGCAGCCCCTCATCGAGCCGCCCGTGCGCGATATGGACGAAGCGATGGAAACGTTCGGCCCCGATATTTCCGGCACCGAGCCGCTCTTGAAACCGAGCGTCGAAACCGTACAGTTTTATCCTAAAGCCGCTTTTCAGACGGCCCAAACAGGAGCATAA